The DNA segment agaggttgcacagctatttgggtgatcgtggatagactcaccaagtcagctcatttcttatcGGTGAgcactacttactcgttgacacagtatgcagagctttacatcaaggagattgttagactgcatggcataccagtgtcgatagtatcagacagagatccgagatttacgtctgcgttttggaggagtttgcacactgcattggggactagacttttgttcagtacagcgttctatccccagacagatggtcagtctgagagagtgatccaggttctcgaggatctactgagagattgtgtcatcgactttcagggctcgtgggagactagactgccattagtggagtttacctataacaacatttttcagtcgtctataggtatggctccttatgcagcattgtacgggaggaggtgcagatctcctgtgcattgggatgaggtcggtgagaggattttacttggacctgagattgtgcagcagacagctgatattgtgacacagattcgggatcgcatgaggactgctcagagtcgtcagaagagttatgcagatactcgacgacgagattttgagttcgctgtaggtgatcacgtattcctgaaggtgtcacctatgaagggagtagtgcggtttggccggagaggcaagcttaatccgagatatatagggccattcgagatcttggagagagttggcacgttggcctaccgtttagctctaccaccagggctagcggcagtgcacaatgtattccatgtatctatgcttcagagatacatctcgaacccgtcacatgtgttggattttgaacctcttcagttgacaccggagttagcatttgaggagaggcctatacggatcttggctagggaggagcggaggcttaggacgcgtgtcataccgatggtcagagtccagtggctgaatcactcggaggaggaagctacttgggagaccgaggcagatatgaggactcgctacccggagttgttcgggtaagtactttaatttcgaggacgaaatccaatttaaggggggggggggggaaattgtaacacccgatattttaaatacgtgaattcgcatgcataattagggaaatttatttatttaaaattttagattatgggttaaataattatgtgaaattatttgtgcatgttttaagttattttaagcatttaacccataattagtgatttttatgatttatggaaatttaattgttttgatcgcgtagacgggaccgttgACGGAcaagataccaaaattcttagccaaaaatattttatgagtttatgagccttaaaataatattttaaggtattttgtcaagaaaattttagtatttaattatatatttatttaggagtttatttttagccaaaataagtcattttaatgacttttattaaattttaataatagcCTATgtaattatttcgggatttatacttttgtatcagattattattattatgtgtgagttttaaagattttgttTAAGatacaatatatttattttgagtAATATCTTTTTGATTATGTTATctaccaaaaattttaaataaataaatttccctaattatgcatgcgaattcacgtatttaaaatatcgggtgttacatatatggtacttcaagaccaaatatatttttttcttctttttcaagttggcaaaaataatattttgagtatCGAATCCTTCGATGATGTATCTATATGTATCACCATCAAATTAGTACATCCATGACAAgtgcaaatattttctcataatccgcttgaaatattttgagaaaCTTTGCTAAAATTTGCTCATATTGCCACATATCATTGTTATTGAAAATTTCAACAAATTTTAGTTCAAAATAATCATCATTTTGTATAATAGCAAAACACACGAATGATTATATCTTTTCGATCCTAAATAATTTGTGAAAtctcatattttaatatatttgttaTTCTTCAGGAATAACATAATCCAAATTggattcattgaaataattggTCGTTCACGCTTCTAGCGTCCTTTTTCATTTACTTGCTAGTTCACAACAACCAGCATCCATTATTCTTTTCACATTGAGATATtcactcattttatttaaagtGGTTCTTCGTCACTAAAGacgatttaaattttttaacttgaacataaataaagctaaaagatcttataaacaagataaaataatacatTTTCATATTTAAGCTTTGAACGTCATGtttactttatattttattgggATCGATCTCAAAAATTATTCTTGTAGCTTATATTTTCTCCCCCTCAATGTTGGAAACATTGTTTCACAAGAATAACGAATGATAATTTTGCTTCATAAAATCTCTTTGCTCaaaataattgatcataagatcCAATTTATTTCCAACATATTTACAATCTCTTCAAGAGATTTATTGTAGTGCATTTATCGCACAAACATTAACTTTCAGTACATGAGCATttgacataatatttataatatatctttcAGATATCCCCAAATATGACGCATTTATTttgggctaattgcatccacaccccttgtaaaaagtctaaaagacataaaaccccttaagaaatattaataggctaatgcatccctcagttttttaaaatgtagcacatttcacccatatgttatacaaactcgagcacatttataccctctcatagaggtttttatgctaatttttttaaaacatagggtctaacatgctattaattttacacagggagttttatgtcttttagatTTTTCACAGGGAGTGTGGATGAAATTAGCCCTATTTTATACACTCGAcattaaaattagaaaaaataaaatttgaaatattgtgGATCAattaatgtatttttatttattaaataaaataatttaatatttgtgGCGCCACACGACACGACACGAACACGATCCATATATATGGAcggttatatatataatagaatcTGAAAAAACTAGTTATTAAAAGTCGACCCTCGCTCTCCGTCTGAAAAACCAAACCCTAGCTAGCAAATTATATATAATGGTGAAGAAAGAAGCAATCTCttttgaagatgatgatgataatcATCGGATGAAGAAGAAGCAGAGAACCCAGCTTCCACACGATGATTCTGTGAAGAAggaacatcatcatcatcatgatgatgaAAAGGCACTCTTTGTGTATCAGAATTGTAAGCAGTTTTGGAAAGCTGGGGATTACGAGGGTAGTGGTTGCAATGGTGCCGGAGCAGCCATCTCGCTAacaggtatatatatatatatatatatatatatttatacacaTATGTCCTTGTAATTAAGTATTAATTCCTGATTGCTACAATTGAACTCATTATCGATTATATATTCATACATGTATTAATTAGGGTTTTCATATCCTATGTTTTACATTATATtcattatataaataataattcctaaaatatttatattttttatttatttcgcAGCTGGAATTGATCATGTCAGAGTTCATCCTAAATTCTTGCATTCGAATGCAACCAGCCATAGGTGGGCTCTGGGAGGTACTGAACATACATccttcaattattattattacaattCTGGCCTTCATGTTTTAACCATGCTCCCCGTTGCTTTTAGCTTTTGCCGAGCTTTTGGACAATGCTTTAGATGAGGTACTTTCTTGATTATTAATTAATGTTTAAAaatatctttatatatatatatataatatttgtgaTTTTAACTTCGAATATTGTTCACCAGGTTTGCCATGGAGCTACTTATGTCAACATAGATGTGCTAGAGAACGTCAAGGACAAAAGTAAAATCTTGTTAGTGGAAGGTAcacaaatatttcattctttcttcATCATGTGAGATCGATTGCAAAATGCTGGAGATTAATTAGTTTGTCtgaattaatttttgttttcgtGTCCCGACTACATGAATTATATATACAGATAACGGCGGTGGCATGGCTCCTGATGAAATGCGGCAGTGCATGTCTCTAGGCTATTCTGCAAAAAGCAAGCTGGCAAACACAATTGGTCAATGTGAGTGATTACTTTTTATGAATGTTTTCAGTGACGACATGCTAAAGGGTCTCTATTTTAATTACCAGATGGAAATGGTTTTAAGACTAGCACTATGAGACTTGGGGCGGATGTCATTGTGTTCTCACGCCGTCCAGGAAAGACTGGAGGAAGGTAGAAGATATTCTACaatcttcttaaaaattttacaaGTCGATCATCTTTAATTGTTTTCTTTGCCCTTGTAGTGCTACACAAAGTATCGGAATGCTATCCTTCACGTTCTTGCAAAAAACTGGGAAGGAAGATATTGTAGTTCCCATGGTAAGATTTTCAAAGTTTTGTTCACACCTGCTAAATCATATCTGgaacatgaaaaataaatctgtCTGAGTGCATTGCCTGAATTGATCTTCTAATTAGCTAGATAAATATTTCCgtgaatattaattattatatgttgATGCATTTATGTCTTGACTTGCTCAAGATGAAACTTTAATTCTTGCAAGCTCTGTCAGCCGGTGTACATATATATGGGATTCTAACATTTGATTTTACAACTTGATGGATATATAGATTGATTATGAAAAGAGAGGAGAAACTTGGGACAAGCTGGTGAAATCTTCGTCAGACCTTTGGCAAAGAAATCTTGAAACAATTTTGCAGTGGTCTCCATATGAAACTGAAGACGACCTTCTCCAGCAGGTAGCTTTCATTTCAACTATTGTTAGTGTGatgcaaaataaaaatgaagCTAGCTACATTCTCCAATAACATGAAATCGTTCTGCTAAGTTCTTGTTCCTCTCGCAGTTCAAGTTCCTAAAAGATCAAGGCACGCGTATCATAATCTATAATCTCTGGGAGGATGACCAAGGATTATTAGAACTTGACTTTGACTCCGATCCAAATGTATGCATTGATACCCTATCTTCGGTCGTATCTCTTTGCATCTTACTGTTGTTTTGTAAAACTTGGAGGTAGATTAATCAGCAATTAATACTTTTTGCGTTGTTATCAGGACATTCAAACCAGAGGTGCTAGCCGTGATGCAAAGAAGATAGAGATGGCAAATATTTACCCAAACTGCAAGCATTTTTTTACCTTTCAACACTCATTGAGGGTATGCTGCCTTCTACCAATCACGACAATTCAATTACTTCATTGTCTCAATCTCTGATATTGTTGATCATTAAGCTACATGTAATAttggtaaaaaaaaacaaacttaTCGAATGACATATTCCAGTATAATCATGTGTACGTAAAATCGTGTTACATCCTCTAGAGTAGGTACTTTTCCCATTTCTCAATATGAACTTTACGAGTTACATGTTTCTTCCAGAACTATGCCTCGATTTTGTACCTCAGAATCCCACCTGGTTTCCGTATAATTCTGCGAGGGATGGACATCAATCATCACAATATAGTTGATGATTTGATGGTTGTTAAGGAGGTCACATATAGGCCAGCAGCAAGTCCAGATACACCATCAAGGAATCAAAATGTAATGCTAGCTTCTATACACTGACCTTTATATTATACATGCAAACCTTTACATTATTACATACACGCACAGACATCCCCTTCTGAGCTAGTCTTGACACCATCATGCATGTCTTATTTTCCTTGTCGAAATATATATAGATGGCAGCGCTGATAACTCTTGGGTTTGTCAAAGATGCAACACATCATATCGATGTCCAAGGGTTCAATGTTTATCATAAGAATCGTCTTATCAAGGTGGGTTTTGACCATGGTTAATACTAACACGCGCGCAGATGCTAATATCATGGAATTGTTCCCTTAATTGTTTTAGCAACCTCAAGGATTCATCTCTAAAATCATATTTCCTTTCAGCCTTTCTGGAGAGTGTGGAATGCTGCTGGAAGTGATGGACGAGGTGCCATAGGTATATAATAAATGCTGTTgaaacttttattttattttggaattttcaacTGGAGCGTCCTTTTCATTtcttactaattaattttttttttatctttcagGTGTTTTGGAAGCTAATTTTGTTGAACCAGCGCATAATAAACAAGGATTTGAGCGCACAACTGCACTGTCAAGACTCGAGGCCAGACTAATACATGTACAAAAGGCTTATTGGTTTGATTCTTCATCCCTAGCTAGCTATTCTTTTAACATGAGTCTTAATTAAACTTTTATATCTACTAGCTAGCTAGCTCATTGGGATAATTAGAATTGGTAATAGGTCTTCCAACTGCCATAAAATTGGCTATGCTCCAAGACGTCAACCAAAGAAGTCTATTTCTCCTGAGAAAGCAGCTAACTTGACGGCCCACAAAAATAAATCCAACGTAAAGTCTAAACTAAGTGGGAATGCCGCAAACAGTGGTGTGTCAACAGAAAAATCACCCGTCGTCGATGGTATTGATGAACTTGTGGAGAAGGAGAACTTCTCCAATGATAAAGCAGGCGCTTATACAGCTGATTGTGCATCGCCTGCAAGCAAAATCATAGGAACAAGTCAATGCGAGGAGGCACAAGCTATAACTCCTATTAACTGTTATTCATCCCAAGATAATGCATCAGTTGACACTGCTAGAAACTCGAACATCAAGGCAAATTCATTAaacttcactttttttttttttttttttttttttgcttaatTTAATCATACTTATACTTCAGAATCAATTTATGCGCTTACTTTCTAGTTTATTATTATCCTATATGTGTGTCCCCAAACAACAGAAAGCAGCAGCGAGGAGCAGTGGAGCTGAGTCTGGCCCTTCTCCTTCGATGATTGGTGTGGTGCTTAAGTTGAAAGAAGAGAATATTTGTTTAAGAGAGAGgtataaaaattttgtacaaataTTTTGTTGTAACTAATTGGACCTTTAATTTGTCTAAAATTTCTTTTTGCAGTTTGAAGAATGCCCAAATTGATTTGCAATTTGCAGAAAACAAGAACAAGTCACTACAAAATCAGGTGAGTACGTTCTATTTCGCAGCTTGAGTTTTTTTTGTGGTGTAGTTTTGACTGCGAAGGAATTTTTGATTTGATATAAATGTTTAAGCTTGAACTGAAATCTGCCCaattaaactcaattcaataatgtGATAGTGATACACTTTTCTTTTTTCTGGGTTCAGCTTCAAGAAGAGAGGAAAAAGATGCAGAAAATGGATGAGGAACAAGAGGTGTTTGTTAGTTCCTTCTTGGAAGAAAGAAGCCGGCGCAATATAGTGGAAGAAAATCTGAAAAAAAGTTTAAAGGTATTCGCACGATCTTTTAGTGCgtattcttttgtttaataatttagTTCTTAAAATTGTCTCCCGACCGTAGGATGCCTCTGGAACTATTCAAGCATTGCTGGACAAAGTGAAGCCGCTGGAGAGTAGATGAAAccgtaaaatattattttgaaatgCATCATTATGTGGACTGTGGAGTTCATCTTTGAATTCATGTAATAGATTAAAAGAGTGTTTTGGACGcagcttttatttatttaaaagtgattctagtatatattattttgaagttaTTGAGAAGCTAAAGTAGAGAGTGTTTGGAAATAGAAATTAAAAGCTAATACAAGCTAAAGTTTAGTGTTTGGAGAATAAGTGCTTCCAAGCttaattttttaactaaatGACAACCACATCTTTAttggattatttattttttgatattcACACTATAAAAAATCagtttatatattattgttACATTATGGAttttgtatcaaaaatattttattttttatatcattaatacttgaaaaaatatataagattaataaaaataaaaaataaaaaataaaaaaatttgtataaatatacaagatatgtacaaaaatttgtgaaaatgtaatatatatatataaataaatgcttgtaataataatgtaaaattttttaaaaaatatttgtaataataatgtaaaattttaaaaaaaatttgtaataataatgtaaattaaaaaatataataaaagcaTATGTAATATAATAAGTTTATTAAGAATATAAGTGTcaacttgtaattttatttcttaaacaaaaaaataaaagcaaaaaaaaaatcaaattttaggtTTGGGTAAGCTAAAGCAGAATTTAACATTTAAACACCTAGAAGTTAAGAAGCACATTGCAGAATTCCGGTGATtacaaagtcaaaacaaaaccaagtaaataaattaatcggacccatcaaatattaaaaaataaagatcTCTATGAAAGCTCTACTAAACACTCTCTAAGTCGCCTATATAAGGCAATACTAAATATGATATTATGAAGAAAATAGATCATTGAATATAGTTTGTTTCCTCCATTTGTTTTCTTAGTTATTTCATATTTGCACTTGCTTTCATGCATTGTTTTCTTTTGTAGAAAGCTTGTGGAGTTCATTGTCTGAACTAATTAAGttcaattcaaaaaaatatactGGCATGCACCCAAcagaaaataattattaattgtgGTGAGATCATGGTCTGTGATGTTTTATACGAAGAAGGCCAGAAACTTGTAGTGCACAAGGATGCATGCTGTGTTGTTATTCGGTATatcacttatttattttatcccCTTAATATAGTTTTTATATTTAGAGAAATTAAGTCGATCGATATAAACTCCttcgatcattcaactgcttgcTCTGTAAATCAAGGCATATATGCCGATCGATCGAGTCTTGGTTGGAATGGAAAGTATATATATTCcggataattaaaaataatttaaacgaaaatatataataatattccAGCTGGAACAACAAATATTATATCAAGAGATACATGTAAAGCAACGCATacgggggaaaaaaaaaaaacaaattatgaTTCATGCTTTGACTGAATCGGTAAGCTAACATTAATAATTCCGTGAGAAGAGGGAGCAATGCAACAGTACGTACTAAGGATTATAAATCTGGGTGGTCGGGGGAGGATGAGGTATCCATGTTCTGGGATCCCATGGCGGTATAAGTTGCGGTGGTGAAAATGGAAAGTTAATTGGTATCCATGTCGTCCTCGGATCGCCGCCGGGTGGTGGGCTGGGAAGAGGTGGGAAGGGGAAAGGCAGAGACGGTACTGGGTTTGGGATCCATTGGTATGGAGGATACGGCCAATTAGGGAATGATATAATTGGAAAAGGTAGTGGCAATTCATAAGGACATGGCGGCCAAGTGATTACAAATGGAGGAGCTGGAAAGAAGAATTTGGAGgaattgaatgaataataataatccaATCCCAGGCCTATGAATCTACACGAGCTGGAAgcatttataatattattattaattcttGTGAGTACTGGCTTATAACTCAAGGCTTCCAGGATATAGATGCAGACGTTAACGTTGTTTTGAAGCAGCTTAGATTTAAGGGTGATCATGTGGTTGGAAGTGTGGTTTTTGCTTCCGACGTCTGAAGAATCCCAATTAGTAGTCTGTCGTCCGATCAATATTCTTGCTCGACACAACGACTGGATGGTTGGATAGTCGTCGGAGCAATGCCAATGGATCCCCTCCACAGGCCGCCGTATGTCCACCTTGTAAATCCCATGCACATCTGTGGTTTTATTCACAGAAACAACATGTTTTCTGGATGATGATGTCTTAAATTTGCACTCTATGTTAACATCCACCCCTGCtgatcatatattatattatatgtaaacaagaaattattaaataaataattgaaacatatatatcaattatattatattatattagtcATGATCGTTTGGTACCTTGCAAGAAATGGGAGTGTTTAGAGGGATGCGTGTGGCATACATAACAGTAGACAGAACCAAGTATGGTGACTGCAGTAGTAGTAGCCGGCCAACGAGCATTGCTCATTATAAAAACGAAGAGGAGCTTAATGATATACATAATTGCATGTATATATTAATGACTTGGCTAGCTAGCTAGAAtacatatgatatatatatatatatatatatatatatagaataagCGAGGGAGGTGGGAGGTGGGAGGTGGGAGGTGGAGCCATAAATTATTAACTTGTTTTGATTCTTCCGTGAATATATAGTTAGTTAGTTAGTTAGTTGGCAAAAGCAAGTGCCTCTCCTCTCCTGATCCCCATGAATGGAAGATGAAGCATTTACTCTAATAATTCACTTCCAAATAGGCCCAGGCCCAATGCTTTTAAGCCCaaggaattattattattatttttaattaaaaaaaaaaaactttcgcTAGGTAGctatctatttatatatatatatttttcttccTAGCTTAGCTTGTTTCAATTTTCATGCATGCCTCCATTAATCAAGTTacaatataattaatatataaaataaaaacaacacaCACGCATTGCATATATATGATAATTAaccaacaaaaattaaatagagaCTACATGCATGCATCAATAATGAATTAAATTAAAGCCATAATGCTCCGGCTGCCTTGAGAAGTGGAACCAAATTTCCGGTGATATGGGAAGCCATAACTCTGTCCATGGGGCCGACGAGTTTTCCGCCAACAAAAACGACGGGCATGGCGGAAGCACCACCGAGCAGGCGTATGAGAGCCTTCTCAATTTGTTTACCCATGCAGGGATCTTGGTCGAGCTCATAAACACTAGGGTTCACTCCCATTCCACAAAACAGCCTCTTAACTGCATGGCACATGCAGCATGAGCTTACACTGAATATCACCACCGGGCTGGAGGAGACCAGCCTCGCCACCGTTTCCAGAGCCTCCACGGAACTGCAGGGATTATAGTAGCTTTCCGATTCCGACGGCTGCTTATAATattgcattatatatatatatatgatccaGCTACGTACCTAGCTTAATTAGCCTACTTAGGTGGTAATATATGGATTGATCGAAGCAGAAATAACTGAAACAAGCTAAGGGATCGGAATTATCAAAAGTGAATTATGCATGTAATGTAAGTAGCTAGCTAGAATCCGGACAGAGTAAaaatttttggattaatttcGAATGCGTATGCTAAATGATCCATGAATAACgtctatttatattattataattataataaataaataaataattgggTTTGTCTCTAGTTGTCTCAATTAATTGATCATTAACTCTACTTAGGTTGAGCTTTAAAAGAGAGCCTTAAAAGTTTCATGTAAGCCGGCTATACGGGTTGTgtcttaaatatatataatcatcacaacatataatatatataggtGAAAGACGtacagcatatatatatatatgttatttaATTTGAGTCTTaggattttaataattttcaccACCAAACTCTACATTACCATTATATTTTTCTTCTATTCTATCATTTTAATttccaaatttttattttttaattacgtACTTCATCCTTCATTTTTCTATGGACCACTTGCATTGTGTTTAGTTATCACAATCCGCCAGtgtatctataaatatatatatatatatatatatatatatatatttatttacaatATACTTGATCGAAAACAAgacaattattaattatatataaataatacgTACACGAAATATTAAAGTATTCTTATTAATTTGTAGCTGGTgcaataatatgaatttaaattAATGAGGTGATCCTGAATCAATAAATATGCATATGCATTAAATTTGGTTCTTAAGTTCTGTGGCCACGCCCATTAATTATtactaatttatatatatatatatatataatgcttCCCACGGTtcgactatatatatatatatatatatagacttgATCCTTGCATCCTAGGGTGCGGGGAATCCCTGCACACCTGTACTTAAATTAATTTCGATTGActtgaaattttcacggtaAGATCGTCTCAAAAATACGaatccaacgatatatcatatgacACAAATTTCAATTTCAGTGGCCGAAATCTTAAGATGACCGGAAATTTCACATTTAATCCTATTTCAGGCCATCTTCACGATTTCGAACACCGAGATTAAAATTTGTagcatatgatatatcgttggattCATATTTTTGAGACAatcttaccataaaattttcaAGTCAATCGGAGTTAATTTGAACACTTACTTATTGATCCATCCCCAACTTCTATATATGAATTAATGCTCATTATATATatctattaatattttattaaagaattatggttttttttttccccccTTCTATAAATCTGGATATCGATCAAAGTAGTCGATATTAATTTGGCTATATTAATGGGTTGTTTGattgaatttaaaaattattcacCCGAATTTCACCAATActattaatattttcattttattaatattttcttCAATATTGTTTAATTTTATCCTTGGTtatttcatatattatttatattattattcttTTGGTTAAGAGAAAAAGAATAATGTTGTGAATTAGGGAAAATACGTACACAATAAAGTACACCCTTCTTCACATAAATGCATCATCAAAACTGATGCATGACGCCATCAAAAATTTAAtatctttttaattaataagcagtgcattttatatttatttccaCGTACCTAAAAAATTATTGGTCTAGTACGTAGAAATGGTTGTCCATTTAAAgatttttgttttataattatgcaaaataattatttttttgggaGGTTAGTGAACATTTTAGATTCTACAAATGCGTACGATGACATATTTATGTTTCCAACAACTTCCGATCGGCAGCCGGATTTAATTCATGAAACAATAATTAATACTTTATTAAATGCAGCCtccatatataatatttttattaaagaaCAGTATTTACTTTCTTGCAGTTATTAGTTTATAATATCGgaaaatttgtgataaattcttaatagtaAACATGAATTCCTCCTCAGTTCCTAAGTCAGTAATTTTTTGTTCTAAATCTCTGACATAAGTCTGTTATTTGTTACAACTCCCTATTTGAGTTAGTTTACAAAAATGCccctaaaataatttaaacaccCAACACTATCCCTCactttaattttcaaataaagaaAAAACCAGAACATGGTCGATCGGTAGTTTTCCTCCCTCACCCAACCGATTCTTCTCGTAGGAAAGCAGTGATATTTTGCGACAATGTTTTGAGCTCAGAAAATGGCACCGTTGACTAGACGAATCAGACATCCAAAAAATAAGTCAGTTGAAGGAGCTTGTAGAGTCCGGAAGGAAAAGAAATCTAGCACTGTGAAGAAGTCGAAGAAATCAAAAATAGGTGAACCCTGTTTTAAATTCTTTAAATCGGCCGCTATATATGATTCGTCTCGAGTAACTGAGAAAATTGTTCGTTTAGAGGAATAATTTTGGTCCTCATTGTATGAATCTTTAATATTTCTATGTTTCCATTATTTTGAGGGTTTTGTTGCTCAAATGTCTTGCTACCGTTCTTGTTTGCATATATTTGTCGAAACATTCGCATCATTATTCATAATTTTCGTATTTAATTTTGACAGTTCCtcagtttaaattatttatccCCAATTTTTAGGATTTTGTT comes from the Henckelia pumila isolate YLH828 chromosome 1, ASM3356847v2, whole genome shotgun sequence genome and includes:
- the LOC140874765 gene encoding protein MICRORCHIDIA 7-like, which produces MVKKEAISFEDDDDNHRMKKKQRTQLPHDDSVKKEHHHHHDDEKALFVYQNCKQFWKAGDYEGSGCNGAGAAISLTAGIDHVRVHPKFLHSNATSHRWALGAFAELLDNALDEVCHGATYVNIDVLENVKDKSKILLVEDNGGGMAPDEMRQCMSLGYSAKSKLANTIGQYGNGFKTSTMRLGADVIVFSRRPGKTGGSATQSIGMLSFTFLQKTGKEDIVVPMIDYEKRGETWDKLVKSSSDLWQRNLETILQWSPYETEDDLLQQFKFLKDQGTRIIIYNLWEDDQGLLELDFDSDPNDIQTRGASRDAKKIEMANIYPNCKHFFTFQHSLRNYASILYLRIPPGFRIILRGMDINHHNIVDDLMVVKEVTYRPAASPDTPSRNQNMAALITLGFVKDATHHIDVQGFNVYHKNRLIKPFWRVWNAAGSDGRGAIGVLEANFVEPAHNKQGFERTTALSRLEARLIHVQKAYWSSNCHKIGYAPRRQPKKSISPEKAANLTAHKNKSNVKSKLSGNAANSGVSTEKSPVVDGIDELVEKENFSNDKAGAYTADCASPASKIIGTSQCEEAQAITPINCYSSQDNASVDTARNSNIKKAAARSSGAESGPSPSMIGVVLKLKEENICLRESLKNAQIDLQFAENKNKSLQNQLQEERKKMQKMDEEQEVFVSSFLEERSRRNIVEENLKKSLKDASGTIQALLDKVKPLESR
- the LOC140875295 gene encoding glutaredoxin-C1-like, with product MQYYKQPSESESYYNPCSSVEALETVARLVSSSPVVIFSVSSCCMCHAVKRLFCGMGVNPSVYELDQDPCMGKQIEKALIRLLGGASAMPVVFVGGKLVGPMDRVMASHITGNLVPLLKAAGALWL